The sequence CCGTTGACAGTGCCATTTCCGGAAGCCTTTGGAAAATGCAGGTCAAGGAAGGCGATGTTGTAGAAGACGGCCAGACCATTGCCATTCTTGAATGCATGAAAATGGAGGTGGATCTGAAATCCTGCTGCGCCGGTGAAGTCTGCCAGATTTTTTGTTCCCCCGGAGACCTGGTCTCTTCAGGCCAGCACCTGGTTTCCATTAAACCCTGCCAAGGAGATGCCTGATGAATCTGACCATTGAACATTTGCACAATTGTTATAAAGAAGGAACCCTGACACCCGACGACCTGATTGGCAGTCTGATGGAACTATGCCGTACAGATCAAAACAATGTCTGGATCCGACTGTTAAGCCAAGATGAAATAGCACCTTACCTGAACCGACTGGAAGGCGAAACACCCGAAACACTTCCCTTGTACGGCATCCCCTTTGCCATTAAGGACAATATTGATCTGGCAGGAATTCCCACCACCGCCGGGTGTCCGCAATATTGTTATACGCCGGAAAAATCGGCGTTTGTGGTGGAACAGCTGATCAATGCCGGTGCCATCCCCATGGGTAAAACCAATCTGGATCAGTTTGCCACGGGCCTTGTGGGCACACGATCTCCGCATGGTGCCTGCAAAAACAGCTTTGATCCAGATTATATTTCCGGCGGTTCCAGCAGCGGCTCGGCCGTTGCCCTGGCAAAGGGGATGTGCAGCTTTTCCCTGGGAACGGATACCGCAGGGTCGGGACGGGTGCCGGCGGCCTTTAACAATATCCTGGGCGTGAAACCCAGCAAAGGTCTGCTCAGCACCACCGGCGTGGTCCCTGCCTGCCGCAGCCTGGATTGTGTATCGATCTTTGCCCTGTGTACCGTGGATGCCGAAAAAGTGTTTCAAACTGCCGCGATTTTTGATCCCCAGGATCCCTTTTCCCGCAAGGCCCAAAACGCTACGAAACCAACCTTTAATAAGTCTAAGTTCACCTTTGGGATTCCGGCGGCTAAGGATCTTAATTTTTTCGGCAATTCGGACTATGAAGATTGTTTTCAAAAAAGCATTGACCTGCTCACAGATATGGGCGGCACCTGCATTGAAATTGATTTTCCACCCTTTCTTGATGCAGCCAAATTGCTTTACCAGGGTCCATGGGTGGCAGAACGCACCGCTGCGGTCGGAGATTTTTTACTGGAAAACCCGGATGCCGGCGTTCCCGTAACCCGTCAAATCATCTGCGACGGCAAACCATGGACCGCCCGGGAGGTGTTCGCCTGTATTTATAAGCTTCAGGCGCTTAAGAAAAAAACCGATGCCGTATTGGAGACCGTTGATTTTATGGTCACCCCCACAGCCGGCACTTGTTATACCATTGATGCGGTGAATGCTGATCCCATCCAGCTGAACAGCAATCTGGGATATTACACCAACTATATGAATCTGCTGGATTACTGTAGCCTGGCCGTTCCCACCGGTCTGACACAGACCGTTCCCTTTGGCGTCACCCTGGTGGGCCTGGCCTTTGAGGACTTAAAACTGCTCCAGGCAGGGGCTTTTCTTCACGCCCAGGCGGCCCTTCCCATGGGATGCGCCTCGGATATGCCGCCGCGGCCTGTAGAAACTTTATCCAGTGACACCCTGCAGCTTGCCGTCTGTGGTGCCCATCTTAAAGGATTGGCCCTTCACCACCAACTAACCCAACTGGGTGCGTCCCTGGTACAAACCGGCCAAACGGCTGATGCCTATCGCATGTTTGCCCTGGAAAGCGACCCGCCAAAGCCTGGATTGATCCGTGATGAGAAGGCCGGCGCAGCCATTGAAGTTGAAATTTATGCGCTTTCGGCATCGGCATTTGGCCGGTTTGTCCAACAGATCCCCCACCCTCTGGGTATTGGAAAATTGGAATTATCCGACGCCTCTTGGGTTTCGGGGTTTATCGCAGAGCCGATTGTGGCAGAATCCGGCCATGAAATCACAAAATTTGGCGGCTGGCGAAACTATATTCAGAACTGTTGATTATATTGAATCAACAGACTGTTAAAGATGGGAACCCTTGTGGAATAAGCTTATCAGGGATTATCATTACCTTGGTTCCGAAAAACTTTTAGGACACCGTTTAAAATATTTGGTGTTTATCAATGAAAATCCGGTGGCGGCCCTATCGTTCAGCGCTCCCGCATTAAAATTAAGATATCGGGACGATTTTATTGGATGGTCAGAGGCCCAGCGCAAGAAATTTTTAAGTCTCTTAGTATGCAATAGCCGATTTCTGATTGTGCCATGGGTTACAATTAAAAATTTGGCATCCCACGTCCTTTCTCAGTCACTTCGCCGGTTAAAAACAGATTGGCAACAGCGCTTTGGGAAAAAGTTATTGATGGCGGAAACATTTGTGGATCCGGAACGATTCAAAGGGACTATTTATAAAGCCGCCAACTGGATTTGTGTTGGCAAAACTTCCGGCAGCGGGAAGAAAGGCTCCGGTTATTATTATCACGGCAAACCAAAGGAGATTTACCTTTATGTTTTAGACCCAAAATTTCGAGATATTATCGGTTGTGAACAGGAAAGATCAGCTTTGCATCAACGTCCTCCATTAAGCCAACATAAAATGGAGGAATTAAAAATGCTATTGCCTCATACTCAATGGCATCCTGGCCTGGTATCAGAACTTTGTTTGACCCAGGAGGATATCCGTGGCATGTCAGATGAACTCGTACAATTTCACGAACAATTTTTTCATTGTTACGGGCGCATAGAACATCAGCGTCTTGGCATAAATAGCTCTTGAATTGGTGAAGCAGGTAACAAGCACCGGTTTGTACCCTGCAAAATGGTTTGGTTGTGACGCCACTTTCGGCTCAAATATAAAATTTCTGGAAGCATTACCCGATGAGATGAATTATTTTGCTCA is a genomic window of uncultured Desulfobacter sp. containing:
- the atzF gene encoding allophanate hydrolase, producing MNLTIEHLHNCYKEGTLTPDDLIGSLMELCRTDQNNVWIRLLSQDEIAPYLNRLEGETPETLPLYGIPFAIKDNIDLAGIPTTAGCPQYCYTPEKSAFVVEQLINAGAIPMGKTNLDQFATGLVGTRSPHGACKNSFDPDYISGGSSSGSAVALAKGMCSFSLGTDTAGSGRVPAAFNNILGVKPSKGLLSTTGVVPACRSLDCVSIFALCTVDAEKVFQTAAIFDPQDPFSRKAQNATKPTFNKSKFTFGIPAAKDLNFFGNSDYEDCFQKSIDLLTDMGGTCIEIDFPPFLDAAKLLYQGPWVAERTAAVGDFLLENPDAGVPVTRQIICDGKPWTAREVFACIYKLQALKKKTDAVLETVDFMVTPTAGTCYTIDAVNADPIQLNSNLGYYTNYMNLLDYCSLAVPTGLTQTVPFGVTLVGLAFEDLKLLQAGAFLHAQAALPMGCASDMPPRPVETLSSDTLQLAVCGAHLKGLALHHQLTQLGASLVQTGQTADAYRMFALESDPPKPGLIRDEKAGAAIEVEIYALSASAFGRFVQQIPHPLGIGKLELSDASWVSGFIAEPIVAESGHEITKFGGWRNYIQNC
- a CDS encoding Druantia anti-phage system protein DruA, whose protein sequence is MWNKLIRDYHYLGSEKLLGHRLKYLVFINENPVAALSFSAPALKLRYRDDFIGWSEAQRKKFLSLLVCNSRFLIVPWVTIKNLASHVLSQSLRRLKTDWQQRFGKKLLMAETFVDPERFKGTIYKAANWICVGKTSGSGKKGSGYYYHGKPKEIYLYVLDPKFRDIIGCEQERSALHQRPPLSQHKMEELKMLLPHTQWHPGLVSELCLTQEDIRGMSDELVQFHEQFFHCYGRIEHQRLGINSS